A single region of the Nitrospirota bacterium genome encodes:
- a CDS encoding 6-carboxyhexanoate--CoA ligase yields the protein MTQNSKLPGIAPWPRSAKQGRPRSGAGKTPRHRSLASLREAGQAAKRGGQISNLYSIRMRASRDKKHISGAERMVTFGEISLISQELIERALNHEIDIPNEIILTVESINNPVIETTALDISTILTDGIDDSRKKASELLKEIGVSEKAIEVAFNSIFSGAAPDYSNMRGAMVIDTSTCERLELDPYRGIRASRMDIRREIKDLFKEKLKGILSGVPNRVIEAVVLATKVSNAPSYLAELCISDNPNYTTGYVASRKSGYVRLPSLKEKGDTKGGRAFFIDGNGFDLSSFIDYIEKKPVLLTAIGRLYAPCSMEEFWKMLNEKNNTYSKSCCR from the coding sequence ATGACTCAAAACTCAAAACTCCCCGGCATCGCTCCCTGGCCTCGCTCCGCGAAGCAGGGCAGGCCGCGAAGCGGGGCGGGCAAAACTCCCCGGCATCGCTCCCTGGCCTCGCTCCGCGAAGCAGGGCAGGCCGCGAAGCGGGGCGGGCAAATCTCAAATCTGTACAGTATCCGCATGAGGGCAAGTAGGGATAAAAAGCATATCTCAGGTGCTGAAAGGATGGTCACCTTTGGCGAAATATCCCTTATTTCACAGGAACTGATAGAGAGGGCATTAAACCATGAGATAGATATTCCTAATGAAATTATCCTTACCGTAGAATCTATAAATAATCCTGTAATAGAGACAACAGCCCTTGATATTTCAACAATACTTACAGATGGTATTGATGACAGCAGGAAGAAGGCATCTGAACTCTTGAAAGAGATCGGAGTGTCTGAGAAGGCAATCGAGGTTGCATTCAATTCAATCTTCTCTGGTGCAGCGCCTGATTATAGTAATATGAGAGGAGCAATGGTTATTGATACCTCTACTTGTGAAAGACTTGAGTTAGACCCTTACAGGGGTATAAGGGCGAGCAGGATGGATATAAGAAGAGAAATAAAAGACTTATTCAAAGAGAAGTTAAAAGGGATTCTATCTGGTGTCCCTAACAGAGTTATCGAAGCAGTTGTTCTTGCTACCAAGGTTTCAAATGCGCCATCATATCTGGCAGAATTATGTATATCAGATAATCCTAATTATACCACAGGATATGTGGCAAGCAGGAAGTCAGGCTATGTGCGTCTCCCCAGCCTTAAAGAAAAAGGAGATACAAAAGGTGGGAGGGCATTCTTTATTGATGGAAATGGATTTGACTTGAGTTCCTTTATTGATTATATTGAGAAAAAGCCTGTCCTTCTAACGGCGATAGGCAGACTCTATGCCCCATGTTCGATGGAAGAGTTCTGGAAAATGCTAAATGAAAAAAATAATACTTATAGCAAATCCTGCTGCAGGTAG
- the bioB gene encoding biotin synthase BioB, translating into MSRIFGEDIVVDNEKKGCIILVIVMTKAIDEITQKVINGMEVCREDISLISGVDEYTELVYLFASANRIRSIFRDDIIDICSIINARSGNCGEDCGFCAQSAHHHAKIETYPLVSVERILKIAECARDNGANRFCIVTSGRKVKKGAELETICNAIYRIKNEIGLSTCATLGMLGRDEILLLKESGLHRFHHNLETSRRFFPEICSTHTFDDKLSTIITAKEAGLSICCGGIFGMGETWDDRIDLAYTIKSLGVDSIPINFLTPIDGTPLSRQPLLNPFEALKIISIFRFVMPDKEIRVCGGRIHVIKGLQPLVLLAGADGLLTGNYLTTLGRMPEEDLEMINDLGLRIKGQVVRE; encoded by the coding sequence ATGTCAAGGATTTTTGGGGAGGACATTGTTGTTGACAATGAGAAGAAAGGTTGTATAATTTTGGTCATTGTGATGACGAAGGCGATAGATGAGATTACTCAGAAGGTCATAAATGGCATGGAGGTATGCAGAGAGGATATTTCTCTAATATCAGGTGTAGATGAATATACCGAACTAGTGTATCTATTTGCATCTGCAAACAGGATACGTTCTATATTCAGGGATGACATTATTGATATATGCTCTATAATAAATGCAAGATCCGGAAACTGTGGCGAAGATTGTGGATTTTGTGCCCAGTCTGCACATCATCATGCAAAGATAGAGACCTATCCACTCGTATCTGTAGAAAGAATTCTTAAGATAGCAGAGTGTGCAAGGGATAACGGTGCAAACCGTTTTTGTATCGTAACGAGCGGAAGAAAAGTAAAAAAAGGTGCTGAACTTGAGACGATATGCAATGCAATTTACCGCATAAAGAATGAGATTGGGCTTTCCACCTGTGCTACACTTGGTATGCTCGGGCGGGATGAGATTCTGCTGTTAAAGGAATCAGGACTCCATCGTTTTCACCACAACCTTGAAACATCGAGAAGATTTTTTCCAGAGATATGTTCTACTCATACATTTGATGATAAACTTTCTACCATCATTACCGCAAAGGAGGCAGGTCTTTCGATCTGCTGTGGTGGTATATTTGGTATGGGTGAGACATGGGATGACAGGATAGACCTTGCATATACAATAAAAAGCCTTGGTGTTGATTCTATCCCGATTAATTTTCTTACCCCTATAGATGGTACACCACTCAGCCGTCAACCCCTGCTAAATCCCTTTGAGGCACTAAAGATTATTTCAATATTCAGGTTTGTGATGCCTGATAAAGAGATAAGGGTCTGCGGTGGAAGAATTCATGTAATCAAAGGATTACAGCCACTCGTATTGCTGGCAGGGGCAGATGGTCTCCTGACAGGTAATTACCTGACTACTCTCGGAAGGATGCCAGAAGAGGATTTAGAGATGATAAATGACCTGGGGTTAAGGATTAAGGGGCAAGTGGTAAGAGAATAA
- a CDS encoding ATP-dependent Clp protease ATP-binding subunit, whose amino-acid sequence MFERFTERGRKIIILAREEAEKHQNDYLGTEHVLLALLREEDGIPVSVLRKIGLSIEEIRLEVERNLPGGSNILTFGEIPFTPRAKKVLELAVEEAKLLGHNYIGSEHLLLGLIREDEGIGGKILRSMGVNLLGARQLTINYSLRGQIQGGKEKKTSTPALDEFGRDLTKLAREGKLDPVIGRDREIERVLQILCRRTKNNPALIGEPGVGKTAIVEGLAQKIVNNDVPENLYNRRLVSLDLGALIAGTKYRGQFEERLKIVMKEIIQSENVILFIDELHTLVGAGAAEGSIDASSMLKPALSRGEIQCIGATTSDEYRKHIEKDGALERRFQPIYVQPPTIEETIKIIKGLKPRYEEHHRVRILDVAIVAAVRLSERYITDRFLPDKAIDVIDEAGSRAKLRRYTLPSELKEIEKELKKVSREKNLYIKLHDFEKAATLRTEEERLKRLFMDMQEGWKNSLEKEISVITEEDVAFVVSRITGIPLYKLEEKESDKLLRMEEELHKRIVGQDEAIKAIASAIRRSRAGLKSRRKPIGSFIFLGPTGVGKTELARALAEFLFDDEKALIKLDMSEYMERFTTSRLTGAPPGYVGYEEGGQLTEKVRRRPYSVVLLDEIEKAHHDVFNILLQILDDGVLTDSFGRKVDFKNTVIIMTSNLGARTIEKATPLGFQKEDSDDSAKKMKDTVLSELKKTFNPEFLNRIDDIIVFHQLNKEHLLSIIDLLIKEVNMQLREQGLEIEVLADVKEWLLKEYYQPAYGARPMRRAIQKSIEDALSEEILRGRFKESKKIAVGIEDDKPVFHEVEDLVLSKK is encoded by the coding sequence ATGTTTGAGCGTTTTACAGAAAGAGGAAGGAAAATAATAATCCTTGCAAGGGAAGAGGCCGAAAAACATCAGAACGATTATCTTGGCACAGAACATGTCCTTTTAGCACTCCTCAGAGAGGAAGATGGAATACCTGTATCTGTCCTGAGGAAAATAGGACTCTCAATAGAGGAGATACGGTTAGAGGTTGAAAGAAATCTTCCAGGTGGATCTAACATACTCACCTTTGGAGAAATACCTTTTACACCACGGGCAAAGAAGGTTCTCGAACTCGCCGTGGAAGAGGCTAAACTCTTAGGTCATAATTATATAGGAAGTGAACATCTCCTGCTCGGTCTTATAAGAGAAGACGAGGGAATCGGAGGAAAGATATTAAGAAGCATGGGGGTAAATCTACTCGGGGCGCGACAATTAACGATAAACTATTCCTTGCGAGGGCAGATTCAAGGAGGAAAGGAAAAGAAAACATCAACACCAGCATTAGATGAATTTGGAAGAGACCTCACAAAACTTGCAAGAGAAGGAAAGTTAGACCCCGTAATCGGCAGGGATAGAGAGATCGAGAGGGTGCTTCAAATACTTTGTAGAAGAACAAAAAATAACCCCGCCCTTATCGGTGAACCAGGTGTTGGAAAAACTGCAATTGTAGAAGGACTTGCACAGAAGATAGTAAACAATGATGTCCCCGAAAATCTATACAACAGGCGACTTGTTTCTCTTGATCTCGGAGCACTTATTGCTGGAACCAAATACAGAGGACAGTTTGAAGAACGGCTCAAGATTGTAATGAAGGAAATCATACAATCAGAGAATGTAATTCTTTTCATAGATGAACTTCATACGCTTGTAGGTGCCGGGGCAGCAGAGGGATCTATCGATGCATCAAGCATGTTAAAACCTGCTCTTTCAAGGGGAGAGATACAGTGTATAGGTGCTACTACATCTGACGAATACAGAAAACATATAGAAAAAGATGGTGCACTTGAAAGAAGGTTTCAGCCAATATATGTTCAACCTCCCACAATAGAGGAAACAATAAAGATTATAAAAGGGTTGAAGCCAAGATATGAGGAACACCATAGGGTTAGAATATTGGATGTCGCAATTGTAGCTGCAGTAAGATTATCGGAGAGATATATCACAGATAGATTTCTTCCTGATAAGGCGATTGATGTCATAGATGAAGCAGGGTCACGGGCAAAACTGAGAAGATATACGCTACCCTCAGAGTTAAAGGAAATAGAAAAGGAATTAAAAAAGGTTTCTCGCGAGAAAAACCTTTATATCAAATTACACGATTTCGAAAAGGCTGCTACTTTAAGGACAGAAGAAGAGAGACTCAAACGCCTTTTTATGGATATGCAGGAAGGGTGGAAAAACTCTCTGGAGAAAGAGATATCTGTCATAACCGAAGAAGATGTCGCATTTGTCGTATCAAGGATCACAGGAATACCATTATATAAACTCGAAGAAAAAGAGTCTGATAAACTCCTCAGGATGGAAGAAGAACTCCATAAACGAATTGTCGGGCAGGACGAGGCAATAAAGGCTATTGCAAGTGCAATAAGACGCTCAAGGGCAGGGCTCAAGAGTAGAAGAAAACCTATAGGCTCATTTATCTTTCTTGGTCCTACAGGCGTAGGAAAGACTGAACTTGCACGGGCATTAGCCGAATTCCTCTTCGATGATGAAAAGGCACTTATCAAATTAGACATGTCAGAGTATATGGAGCGTTTTACTACATCCCGTCTCACGGGTGCACCTCCAGGTTATGTAGGATACGAAGAGGGAGGACAATTAACAGAAAAGGTGAGAAGAAGACCTTACTCTGTGGTGTTACTTGATGAAATAGAAAAGGCGCACCATGATGTGTTCAACATACTCCTGCAGATACTTGATGATGGTGTTCTTACTGATAGTTTCGGAAGAAAGGTAGATTTTAAAAATACCGTTATAATTATGACCTCCAATCTCGGTGCCAGGACAATAGAAAAGGCGACACCTCTTGGATTTCAGAAAGAAGACAGTGACGATTCAGCAAAGAAGATGAAGGATACTGTTTTGAGCGAACTCAAAAAGACCTTTAACCCTGAATTCCTTAACAGGATTGATGATATAATAGTTTTCCATCAATTAAACAAAGAACATCTTCTCAGTATAATTGACCTTCTGATTAAAGAAGTGAATATGCAATTGAGGGAACAGGGGTTAGAGATCGAAGTCTTAGCTGACGTAAAGGAGTGGCTCCTTAAGGAATATTATCAACCAGCATATGGTGCAAGACCTATGAGAAGAGCGATTCAGAAATCTATTGAAGATGCACTTTCAGAAGAGATATTGCGAGGCAGATTCAAGGAATCAAAAAAGATAGCTGTTGGTATCGAAGATGATAAACCTGTATTTCACGAGGTAGAAGATCTGGTGCTGAGCAAAAAGTAA
- the lnt gene encoding apolipoprotein N-acyltransferase, giving the protein MFRDHQSMHLASQERFLFIKNVFNITKSYITAVFTGICLIFIFPRFDISPLAWIALVPLIVSNLISKEINKTFLSGWIAGIVYFGGTVYWITNPINNYGGVPLIPSIAITGLLVFYLAIYVGLFSFTISALHRKIKLPVTFTAPFIWTSLELIRTYLLSGFPWVALGYSQYKSLIFIQIADITGIYGVSFIIVLVNCLIADFIVFQIKKREIPFNPYLPLILAAGYAGIVILTVLIYGYIRLHHEYKTTEELRVALIQGNIEQGIKWDKEYRKAVLEKYIALTKSTVSQDTDLIIWPETATPFYFGTDKEYSEELVSFVKELNTYLFFGSPRIKIFTGKEYFLTNTAYLLSPDGKSIGSYDKIHLVPFGEYVPLKWLFPFLHRIVESMGDFVAGNEYTVFEMPKGKFSTQICFEIIFPGLTRKFVNRGADFLVTITNDAWFGRSSAPYQHFSKAIFRAVENRVPVIRVANTGISGFIDVRGRIIQSSEIFKDGVFTDTIKLSKRKSFYTRYGDVFAYICIVVTVTLIINNILWREKAHGIR; this is encoded by the coding sequence ATGTTTCGCGATCATCAATCCATGCATCTTGCCTCTCAAGAGAGATTTCTCTTCATTAAAAATGTCTTTAACATAACCAAATCTTATATCACAGCAGTTTTTACTGGAATATGTTTAATCTTCATATTCCCGAGATTTGACATTTCACCTCTCGCATGGATAGCTCTTGTTCCTCTGATTGTATCAAATCTCATAAGCAAAGAGATAAATAAAACATTTCTTTCAGGGTGGATAGCTGGGATCGTATACTTTGGTGGCACGGTCTACTGGATTACAAACCCGATTAACAATTATGGAGGTGTGCCATTAATACCAAGTATCGCCATTACCGGATTACTGGTTTTCTACCTTGCGATTTATGTTGGTCTTTTCAGCTTCACTATAAGTGCTCTGCATAGAAAGATAAAACTACCTGTTACATTTACCGCCCCTTTTATATGGACATCACTCGAACTCATACGCACATATCTTTTATCAGGTTTTCCATGGGTAGCCCTTGGCTACTCTCAGTATAAAAGCCTTATATTTATACAGATAGCAGATATCACAGGTATTTATGGAGTCTCATTTATAATTGTTCTTGTAAATTGTCTAATTGCTGATTTTATCGTTTTCCAAATAAAGAAGAGAGAAATCCCGTTTAATCCGTATTTGCCGCTTATCTTGGCTGCCGGATATGCAGGGATAGTCATCTTGACTGTGCTGATTTATGGATATATAAGACTACACCATGAATATAAGACTACAGAGGAGTTAAGAGTTGCATTGATACAGGGGAACATAGAACAGGGTATAAAATGGGATAAAGAATACAGGAAGGCAGTATTAGAGAAGTATATTGCACTTACTAAATCTACGGTCTCACAAGACACTGATCTTATTATATGGCCTGAGACAGCAACACCCTTCTATTTTGGAACCGATAAGGAATACTCTGAGGAGCTTGTATCCTTTGTTAAAGAATTAAATACCTACCTGTTTTTTGGTTCACCTCGTATAAAGATATTCACAGGAAAAGAATATTTTCTCACAAACACCGCATATCTGCTTTCACCCGATGGCAAATCTATTGGCAGTTATGATAAAATACATCTTGTACCATTTGGAGAGTATGTTCCGCTTAAGTGGCTATTCCCATTTCTACATAGGATAGTAGAAAGTATGGGGGATTTTGTCGCCGGCAATGAATATACAGTATTCGAAATGCCAAAAGGGAAGTTTAGCACACAGATATGTTTTGAGATTATCTTTCCTGGACTTACAAGGAAATTTGTAAATAGAGGGGCAGACTTTTTAGTGACGATAACAAATGATGCCTGGTTTGGACGGTCATCAGCACCATACCAGCACTTCTCAAAGGCTATATTCAGGGCGGTTGAAAACAGGGTCCCGGTTATAAGAGTCGCAAACACAGGAATTTCAGGATTTATAGATGTGAGGGGAAGGATCATACAGAGTAGTGAGATTTTTAAAGATGGTGTATTTACTGATACTATTAAATTGAGCAAAAGAAAATCATTTTACACAAGATATGGCGATGTTTTTGCTTATATATGTATTGTTGTTACAGTTACACTTATAATAAACAACATACTCTGGAGGGAGAAGGCACATGGTATTAGATGA
- the prfB gene encoding peptide chain release factor 2 (programmed frameshift) — protein MVLDERVKELTELKENFNLLRGIFDVAGKERRLNELRQLIESPDFWTDIQKTQTTLKEKSDLESLLKRLHDSETKLNDLEVMIALSREEEGDPFGSEIARTIDIVKSEIESLRIETLLSEKRDINNAIVTIHPGAGGTESQDWAEMLLRMYLKWAEMHGFKTEIIDLLSGEEAGIKSVTFTVTGKYAYGYLKAEAGIHRLVRISPFDANKRRHTSFTSVFVYPEIEEDIKVDLRDDDLRIETFRASGAGGQHVNKTSSAVRITHIPTGITVQCQNERSQHKNKATALRVLKSRVYEFQKKEKEKELEQMLSEKKEIAWGSQIRSYIMQPYQMVKDHRTGVEVGNVDAVLNGEIDQFIESHLLKTVKSEK, from the exons ATGGTATTAGATGAAAGAGTAAAGGAACTAACAGAACTCAAAGAGAATTTTAATCTACTAAGAGGC ATCTTTGATGTAGCGGGTAAAGAAAGAAGACTGAATGAATTAAGGCAATTAATTGAATCACCTGATTTCTGGACAGATATTCAGAAAACACAGACAACCCTCAAAGAGAAATCTGATTTAGAATCCCTTCTTAAAAGACTCCACGATTCTGAAACAAAATTGAATGACTTAGAGGTTATGATAGCCCTATCAAGGGAAGAGGAGGGTGATCCATTCGGTTCAGAAATAGCAAGGACAATTGATATTGTAAAGAGCGAAATTGAGTCATTGAGGATAGAAACATTGTTATCAGAAAAGAGAGACATTAATAATGCCATCGTTACAATACATCCTGGTGCGGGAGGAACGGAATCACAGGATTGGGCAGAGATGCTTCTCAGGATGTATCTCAAATGGGCAGAAATGCATGGTTTCAAAACAGAGATAATTGATTTACTTTCAGGAGAAGAAGCTGGAATAAAGAGTGTAACATTCACCGTCACAGGAAAATATGCATATGGTTATCTGAAGGCTGAAGCAGGGATACACCGCCTTGTCAGAATATCACCTTTTGATGCGAACAAAAGGAGACATACATCGTTCACCTCTGTGTTTGTATATCCAGAGATAGAGGAAGATATAAAGGTAGACCTCAGGGATGATGACCTGCGGATAGAGACATTCCGCGCAAGTGGTGCTGGTGGGCAGCATGTAAATAAAACATCTTCAGCAGTGAGGATTACACATATCCCCACGGGTATAACCGTTCAATGTCAGAATGAACGTTCACAGCACAAAAATAAGGCAACGGCTTTGAGAGTTCTTAAATCAAGGGTCTACGAATTCCAGAAGAAAGAAAAAGAAAAGGAACTTGAACAGATGCTCAGCGAAAAGAAAGAGATTGCATGGGGAAGTCAGATAAGGTCATACATCATGCAGCCTTACCAGATGGTTAAAGACCACAGGACAGGTGTCGAAGTAGGGAATGTTGATGCCGTATTAAATGGAGAGATAGACCAATTTATAGAGTCACACCTTCTAAAGACAGTGAAGAGTGAAAAGTGA
- a CDS encoding N-glycosylase/DNA lyase: MRSQKLDGLLEEYLQKRDAIRSRLEEFEDTWRKGDREIFRELCFCILTANASAQMGINCIEGMGDSIFTGTIKDVQNLLCGRHRYWRIRASYIVSTREYLEESIGLRLKEKIKSMTEFHERRDYFASNKGIKGIGYKEASHFLRNIGFKGYAILDKHILRTLNEFGVINGIESSNARKRYLVIEEKMHRFANHIGIDVDELDLLLWSRKTGKILK; encoded by the coding sequence GTGAGAAGTCAAAAGTTAGATGGACTTTTAGAAGAATACCTTCAAAAAAGAGACGCTATCAGATCAAGACTGGAGGAGTTTGAAGATACATGGCGTAAAGGAGACAGGGAGATATTCAGAGAACTATGTTTTTGTATCCTTACCGCAAATGCCAGTGCCCAGATGGGAATAAATTGCATAGAGGGCATGGGAGATTCTATCTTCACAGGAACAATTAAAGATGTTCAGAATCTATTATGCGGAAGACACAGGTACTGGAGAATAAGGGCATCTTATATCGTTTCTACAAGGGAGTATTTAGAAGAATCTATAGGTCTAAGACTTAAAGAGAAGATTAAATCTATGACAGAATTTCATGAAAGGAGAGATTATTTCGCCTCGAACAAAGGTATAAAAGGCATTGGATATAAGGAGGCAAGTCATTTCCTCAGGAATATCGGATTTAAAGGATACGCCATACTTGACAAACACATCCTCAGAACACTTAATGAATTTGGAGTAATTAATGGGATTGAGTCTTCTAATGCCAGAAAACGGTATTTAGTAATCGAAGAGAAGATGCATAGATTTGCTAACCACATAGGAATAGATGTGGATGAACTTGATCTCCTTCTCTGGAGCAGGAAAACGGGGAAAATACTTAAGTAA
- a CDS encoding adenylyl-sulfate kinase — MGGFAVWITGIPGSGKTAIAKVLSEKVPGLFHLQLDRMRKMVTPEPAYSDAEREMVYRCLINHAVVLTELGHNVVIDATGHRRLWRDIAREKIRRFVEIYLRCPVDVCIEREQRRLDDVTPKDVYKKARSGEPVPGINVPYEEPLNPEIIIDSDTISVEEAAEKIRQWISEKWVT; from the coding sequence ATGGGTGGGTTTGCTGTCTGGATAACCGGTATACCCGGAAGTGGTAAGACTGCCATTGCAAAGGTATTAAGCGAGAAAGTTCCAGGCCTATTTCACCTTCAGCTTGACAGGATGCGTAAGATGGTAACCCCTGAGCCTGCATATTCTGATGCTGAGAGAGAAATGGTTTACAGATGCCTCATAAATCATGCAGTGGTACTTACTGAGCTCGGACACAATGTAGTGATAGATGCAACTGGGCATAGAAGGTTGTGGAGGGATATAGCGAGGGAAAAGATACGAAGATTTGTTGAGATTTATCTTAGGTGTCCTGTTGATGTGTGCATCGAACGGGAACAGAGACGGCTGGATGATGTAACACCAAAAGATGTTTATAAAAAAGCAAGAAGTGGTGAGCCTGTTCCTGGAATTAATGTTCCATATGAAGAGCCTTTAAACCCAGAAATTATAATAGATTCAGATACAATTTCTGTAGAGGAGGCAGCAGAAAAGATAAGGCAGTGGATATCAGAGAAGTGGGTTACTTAA
- a CDS encoding aminoglycoside phosphotransferase family protein — MIFKEKEIREYLNRLYNEPVIFEAVEDIGRGAHGKGYRIVFTVGGKQKRLVLKGLEGDRGLGHDYPSDRAAVFILAKESYKFLPKHVGAIDVGIIRKDGTIGSMGDFEDFFLLMDEAEGSDYFGDLRLMKDKEILDELDRKRIMAMVRYLAEIHSVKKDSADLYWRKLRDTIGHGECLMGVLDTYRDVKFTDLSEMAEIEKKCVEWRKRLKPFYSRCCQIHGDFHPGNILFKEGDNFILLDRSRGMFGEPADDVTALTINYIFMSVMAHGELRAPYDEALELFYDEYVYLTGDKDIFYVVAPFYAFRGVVIANPLFYPDVSNENRKKIFNFIHGVLDTDRFDLKDINRYLRL, encoded by the coding sequence ATGATATTCAAAGAAAAAGAGATCAGGGAATACCTTAACAGGCTTTATAATGAACCTGTTATTTTTGAGGCTGTCGAGGACATAGGGAGAGGTGCTCATGGAAAAGGCTACAGGATTGTCTTTACTGTTGGAGGTAAGCAGAAACGACTTGTCCTGAAAGGTCTTGAGGGAGACAGAGGACTTGGCCATGATTATCCATCGGACAGGGCAGCAGTATTCATCCTTGCAAAGGAAAGTTATAAATTCCTTCCAAAGCATGTCGGTGCTATAGATGTGGGTATCATCAGAAAGGATGGTACCATTGGTTCTATGGGTGATTTTGAAGACTTCTTCCTTCTGATGGATGAGGCAGAGGGTTCAGATTACTTTGGAGACCTCAGACTTATGAAGGATAAAGAAATTCTCGATGAACTTGATAGAAAAAGGATAATGGCAATGGTGCGGTATCTTGCAGAGATACATTCAGTCAAGAAGGACTCTGCAGACCTTTACTGGAGAAAACTGCGCGATACAATCGGACACGGTGAGTGTCTTATGGGTGTGCTGGATACTTACAGGGATGTAAAATTTACAGATCTTTCAGAGATGGCAGAGATAGAGAAGAAATGCGTTGAGTGGAGAAAGAGACTGAAGCCATTTTATAGCAGGTGCTGTCAGATACATGGAGATTTTCATCCAGGGAATATACTATTTAAAGAAGGAGATAACTTCATTCTCCTTGATAGAAGCCGTGGTATGTTTGGGGAACCTGCTGATGATGTTACAGCCTTGACAATAAATTACATATTCATGTCTGTGATGGCGCATGGTGAGCTGAGGGCACCATACGATGAGGCATTAGAACTCTTCTATGACGAGTATGTTTATCTCACAGGTGATAAGGATATATTCTATGTGGTTGCTCCATTTTATGCATTCCGAGGGGTTGTTATAGCTAACCCATTGTTCTATCCCGATGTGAGCAATGAGAACAGGAAAAAGATATTTAATTTTATTCATGGTGTGCTGGATACAGATAGATTTGATTTGAAAGATATAAATAGATATCTCCGATTGTGA
- a CDS encoding type II toxin-antitoxin system VapC family toxin, giving the protein MPDYLLDTTAIIDYLRDKSGVPELLERFSREGGLLCCSPVSIVEVYTGMKDKEKADTDEFLNSLECYEIDREIAKLAGELKREYSKKGITISTPDVLISAIAIKRNLILVTNNVRHFPVEGLMIYSYER; this is encoded by the coding sequence TTGCCTGATTACCTTCTTGATACTACTGCAATTATTGACTATCTCAGAGATAAAAGTGGTGTCCCTGAACTTTTAGAGAGGTTCAGCAGGGAGGGTGGACTTTTATGTTGCTCACCTGTAAGCATAGTAGAGGTGTATACAGGAATGAAGGATAAGGAAAAGGCAGATACAGATGAATTTCTGAATAGTCTTGAATGCTACGAGATAGACAGAGAAATTGCAAAACTTGCAGGTGAACTCAAGAGGGAATATTCAAAAAAGGGCATAACCATCAGCACTCCTGATGTTCTTATTTCCGCAATAGCTATTAAAAGAAATCTCATACTCGTAACAAACAATGTAAGACATTTTCCTGTAGAAGGTTTGATGATATACAGTTATGAAAGATAA